A single genomic interval of Daucus carota subsp. sativus chromosome 1, DH1 v3.0, whole genome shotgun sequence harbors:
- the LOC108224961 gene encoding uncharacterized protein LOC108224961, translating to MGYQDNVRYHANFGQVSYAPEDAITFSMIEQSIRLDSEVTIIVFGSYCSEVIILFDMANDSFKDIDVPDYAQPSTKCLAVYDDSLAFLSLHESLKNFDIWTWSEGCWTKKFTMGPLPDIRHPVGHWKDNRLLLQCENGYMLMVDPDTQETKDFAFHNYTGCEGVFAYRESLVSIKDKIKAGQQS from the exons ATGGGTTATCAAGATAATGTTCGATACCATGCTAATTTTGGGCAAGTTTCTTATGCCCCTGAGGATGCTATAACCTTTTCCATGATTGAACAATCAATACGACTAGATTCAGAGGTAACTATAATAGTCTTCGGGAGTTACTG TTCTGAAgtgataattctttttgatATGGCGAATGATTCATTCAAAGATATTGATGTTCCGGACTATGCACAGCCAAGTACCAAGTGTCTTGCAGTATATGATGATTCTCTTGCATTTCTGTCTCTCCACGAGAGTTTGAAGAATTTTGATATTTGGACATGGAGTGAGGGTTGTTGGACCAAGAAATTTACTATGGGACCGCTTCCTGATATTCGACATCCTGTTGGTCACTGGAAGGATAACAGGCTCTTATTGCAATGTGAAAATGGTTACATGCTCATGGTTGATCCTGATACACAAGAAACAAAGGATTTTGCGTTTCATAACTATACAGGGTGTGAAGGAGTGTTTGCTTACAGGGAAAGTCTGGTTTCCATCAAAGATAAGATCAAGGCAGGGCAGCAGtcttaa
- the LOC108200432 gene encoding flowering-promoting factor 1, with protein sequence MSGVWVFKNGVVRLDNDRATVDYSLVHVPTGEVISSYASLTQILLELGWKPYDNGNSELLQFAKDSGFISLPKNFNKFKGVSKAMVVTNNPGVFKLVQETNEQKETTAAAEDSS encoded by the coding sequence ATGTCTGGAGTTTGGGTATTCAAAAACGGTGTCGTACGCCTAGACAACGATCGGGCAACCGTAGATTATTCATTGGTGCACGTCCCAACTGGAGAGGTGATTTCATCCTACGCCTCCCTCACCCAGATACTGTTAGAGCTTGGATGGAAACCATACGACAACGGCAATTCCGAGCTCTTGCAGTTCGCTAAAGACTCTGGTTTCATTTCACTTCCTAAGAATTTCAACAAGTTTAAAGGTGTCTCCAAGGCTATGGTTGTCACCAATAATCCTGGTGTCTTCAAGCTCGTCCAAGAGACTAATGAGCAGAAAGAGACTACTGCTGCTGCTGAGGACTCTAGCTAG